Proteins encoded by one window of Candidatus Saccharibacteria bacterium:
- a CDS encoding Type 1 glutamine amidotransferase-like domain-containing protein, with protein MKLLLTSAGLKNQTLIDEFLRLVGKPAKEIKVAYIPTAANVEVGNKDWLIDNLYEFRQLVGEVDIVDVSSLKLEQFKPRLEWANAIVVGGGMSSYLYKQIVESGLSKILPKLLEDRVYVGISAGSMVVGPDIDDELSQKYFNEKLGGGLGFVDFWIKPHMNSPYFSDRTPELFAKIFKDTPKTVYALEDSTAVKVDGLKVTPLGEGKWVEFK; from the coding sequence ATGAAACTTTTACTAACTTCAGCTGGCCTTAAGAACCAAACTCTTATTGATGAGTTCTTAAGGCTCGTTGGTAAACCAGCGAAAGAAATTAAAGTTGCCTATATTCCTACTGCGGCTAACGTTGAGGTAGGGAACAAAGATTGGCTGATTGATAATTTGTATGAATTTAGACAGCTGGTTGGCGAAGTCGACATTGTAGATGTTTCTTCGCTAAAACTTGAACAATTTAAGCCACGGCTAGAATGGGCTAATGCAATTGTAGTTGGCGGCGGTATGTCGTCTTACCTTTATAAACAAATTGTGGAGTCTGGACTTTCGAAGATTTTGCCTAAGCTACTAGAAGATAGAGTTTATGTCGGCATAAGTGCGGGCAGTATGGTTGTAGGGCCAGACATTGATGACGAACTTTCCCAGAAATATTTCAACGAAAAATTGGGTGGTGGTTTAGGGTTTGTAGACTTTTGGATCAAGCCGCATATGAACTCGCCATACTTTAGCGATAGAACCCCAGAATTGTTTGCGAAGATTTTTAAAGACACACCAAAAACAGTATATGCGCTTGAAGATAGCACTGCGGTAAAGGTTGATGGTTTAAAAGTGACGCCGCTCGGTGAAGGTAAATGGGTAGAGTTTAAGTGA
- a CDS encoding coenzyme F420-0:L-glutamate ligase — MKITPIKTRPLIPPKDDLLAVIAESLKELPEQSVLAIASKVVAIDEGRCIPLSEIEHDDLVKRESDKYLPRSCVPGAHIIHTLKNNLLIGSAGIDESNANNYFILWPEDPKASAKQIFEYLKSEFGTKRFAVLITDSHSVAMRRGTVGISLASYGLKPLKDYRGKEDIFGRELKATMTNLADGLAAAATLVMGEGAEVCPLALIEDLDVEFISQPYRPTDPDGSFEIPPEQDMFKPFFDGVDWQE; from the coding sequence ATGAAAATTACTCCAATCAAAACCCGTCCGTTAATTCCGCCTAAAGATGACTTGCTAGCCGTAATAGCAGAAAGTTTAAAGGAGCTGCCAGAGCAATCAGTTTTGGCCATTGCCTCGAAGGTAGTGGCGATTGATGAGGGTAGATGTATCCCGCTGAGCGAGATTGAGCACGATGACCTAGTGAAACGAGAGTCTGATAAGTATTTACCGCGTAGCTGTGTGCCTGGAGCCCACATTATACATACTCTGAAGAACAACCTGCTAATTGGCTCTGCTGGCATAGATGAGAGTAACGCCAACAATTACTTTATACTCTGGCCCGAAGATCCAAAAGCTTCTGCTAAACAGATTTTTGAGTATTTGAAAAGTGAATTTGGAACTAAGCGATTCGCAGTTTTAATAACTGATTCTCATTCTGTCGCGATGAGGCGAGGCACGGTGGGCATATCGTTGGCGAGCTACGGCCTAAAGCCATTAAAGGACTATCGTGGTAAAGAAGATATATTTGGGCGAGAGCTTAAAGCCACAATGACCAATCTTGCTGATGGCTTAGCGGCAGCCGCCACACTGGTAATGGGAGAGGGCGCAGAAGTCTGCCCATTGGCCTTGATTGAAGATTTAGATGTAGAGTTTATTAGCCAACCCTACAGACCGACAGATCCTGATGGTAGCTTTGAAATACCACCAGAACAAGATATGTTTAAGCCGTTTTTTGATGGTGTAGACTGGCAAGAATAG
- a CDS encoding Nramp family divalent metal transporter gives MPRKKNIFTKAVEVPAVALDKTVDTAKNVSGKLPQPHVIQRTKNFWHNLGPGLTTGASDDDPSGIATYSQTGAQFGFQFLWMAIFTYPLMSIVQEMCARIGLVTGRGLAGNIRIHFPRWVIATAAILLFAANAFNIGADLGAMAKAVQLIRPSMNYGVLVIGFTAFSICLQIFTPYEKYAKYLKWLALILLSYIVSAWLANPNWQEVLTRAVVPSFNFNKTQILIVSAILGTTISPYLFFWQTSQEVEEQILKGRTTVLQRQDSNKKEVRQMRVDVWSGMLLSNIVMFFIIAASGGILFPNGVTNIGTAAQAAEALRPFAGDATYWLFAIGIIGTGLLAIPVMAGASSYAFAESFGWQEGLFRNLKQAHAFYGVIIFSMLIGLALNFVGLDPIKALIYAAVGNGIVAPVVLALIVIISSNPKHMGRWVNKKSVTIMGWLITGVMAIVGIAAIISMLS, from the coding sequence ATGCCAAGAAAAAAGAATATATTTACAAAAGCTGTCGAGGTTCCAGCGGTAGCTTTAGACAAAACGGTTGATACTGCTAAAAACGTTTCTGGTAAGCTACCGCAACCGCATGTGATTCAGCGAACCAAAAACTTTTGGCATAATTTGGGCCCTGGATTAACCACCGGCGCATCTGACGACGACCCATCGGGGATAGCCACATATTCACAAACTGGTGCCCAGTTTGGATTTCAATTTTTGTGGATGGCAATATTCACTTATCCTCTGATGTCGATTGTGCAAGAAATGTGTGCACGTATTGGCTTGGTAACCGGCCGGGGGTTGGCTGGTAATATTCGGATTCATTTTCCACGCTGGGTGATTGCAACCGCAGCTATATTGTTATTTGCTGCCAATGCCTTTAATATTGGTGCTGACCTGGGTGCTATGGCTAAGGCTGTCCAATTGATAAGGCCGAGTATGAACTACGGTGTTTTGGTAATTGGCTTTACTGCTTTTAGTATTTGTTTGCAAATCTTTACGCCATACGAAAAATATGCCAAGTACCTTAAATGGTTAGCGCTAATCTTGCTCTCATATATTGTCTCGGCTTGGCTGGCTAATCCCAATTGGCAAGAGGTGCTTACACGTGCTGTTGTTCCAAGTTTTAATTTTAACAAAACTCAAATTCTCATAGTCTCTGCTATTTTGGGCACGACTATTTCGCCATACTTGTTTTTCTGGCAGACATCGCAAGAAGTTGAAGAGCAGATCTTAAAGGGTCGCACCACGGTGTTACAGCGCCAGGATTCCAATAAAAAAGAGGTGCGTCAAATGCGGGTCGATGTTTGGTCGGGTATGTTGCTATCAAACATTGTAATGTTTTTTATTATTGCGGCTTCTGGTGGCATCTTGTTCCCAAACGGCGTAACCAATATAGGTACTGCTGCCCAAGCCGCCGAAGCCTTGCGGCCATTTGCTGGCGATGCAACATATTGGTTATTCGCAATCGGTATTATTGGCACAGGTTTACTTGCCATTCCGGTTATGGCCGGTGCGAGCTCATATGCTTTCGCTGAAAGCTTTGGTTGGCAAGAAGGTTTGTTCCGAAATCTCAAACAGGCTCATGCCTTTTATGGTGTTATAATCTTCTCTATGCTAATTGGTCTGGCCTTAAATTTTGTTGGCCTAGATCCGATTAAGGCTTTAATTTATGCTGCTGTTGGCAACGGCATTGTTGCGCCTGTTGTGTTGGCACTAATTGTGATAATTAGTAGTAATCCAAAGCACATGGGCCGCTGGGTGAACAAAAAGTCGGTTACCATCATGGGCTGGCTTATAACTGGTGTTATGGCAATAGTCGGCATTGCCGCTATTATCTCGATGTTGTCATGA
- a CDS encoding HU family DNA-binding protein, which yields MTHRELIRELAEELGVSKAQAERSIKKLSQIVMTEVKAGHKVGITGFGVFYRGKRAARAGINPMTGGKIKIGAMDLPKFRAGSTFKEMLRKSP from the coding sequence ATGACACACCGTGAACTAATACGCGAACTGGCCGAAGAGCTGGGGGTAAGCAAAGCCCAGGCCGAGCGGTCGATAAAAAAGCTCAGCCAGATCGTGATGACCGAGGTTAAGGCTGGCCACAAAGTAGGCATAACCGGCTTTGGCGTGTTTTATCGTGGCAAGCGGGCGGCTCGGGCTGGCATTAACCCAATGACTGGTGGCAAGATCAAGATAGGGGCTATGGATCTGCCCAAGTTTCGAGCTGGCTCAACCTTTAAAGAGATGCTGCGTAAGTCTCCTTAA
- a CDS encoding YmdB family metallophosphoesterase, translated as MKILYIGDIVARIGRKAVTQVLPELKREKQIDFVIAQSENMATGNGLTEKGVSDMMDAGVDFFTGGNHSFKKPEFLPKFEDHTVPVIRPANMPGEHVPGRGWAVVDTAFGKILIINVLGITFNSEEVENSLRVVDKILEENSHQKLAASLVDFHGDLSSEKVAVGFYLDGRVSAVVGSHTHVPTADARVLSGGTAHITDTGMTGPIDSVLGVKKEIIIGRWLGDRTESFDWPKSGTVRFSSVLIDVDQSGKAKSIEQILRFIDV; from the coding sequence GTGAAAATCCTCTACATCGGTGACATCGTAGCCCGCATTGGTCGTAAGGCTGTTACGCAAGTATTGCCCGAGCTGAAGCGCGAAAAGCAGATTGATTTTGTAATTGCCCAAAGCGAAAACATGGCCACCGGCAATGGCTTAACCGAAAAGGGTGTTAGCGACATGATGGACGCAGGGGTAGATTTTTTTACCGGTGGCAACCACAGCTTTAAAAAGCCAGAGTTTTTGCCGAAGTTTGAAGATCACACTGTGCCAGTAATCCGCCCAGCCAACATGCCGGGCGAGCATGTGCCTGGGCGAGGTTGGGCGGTTGTGGACACTGCCTTTGGTAAGATTCTAATAATTAATGTACTTGGCATAACCTTTAATAGCGAAGAAGTTGAGAATTCGCTGAGAGTTGTCGATAAAATCTTAGAGGAAAACAGCCACCAAAAACTGGCTGCTTCACTGGTGGACTTTCATGGCGACTTAAGTAGCGAGAAAGTGGCTGTTGGATTTTACCTCGATGGCCGAGTGAGTGCGGTGGTGGGTAGTCATACTCACGTGCCCACGGCCGATGCACGGGTGCTATCAGGCGGCACAGCCCACATTACCGACACCGGCATGACCGGCCCCATCGACAGCGTGTTGGGTGTAAAAAAAGAAATTATTATAGGCCGTTGGCTTGGTGATCGCACTGAATCGTTCGATTGGCCAAAAAGCGGCACGGTGCGCTTTAGTTCGGTACTGATCGATGTTGACCAAAGCGGAAAAGCCAAATCGATTGAGCAAATTTTACGCTTTATTGACGTATAA
- a CDS encoding helix-turn-helix transcriptional regulator — MTKTYPEVAAQFGQRLRKIRESKGISQEKLANESGLDRTYVSGIERGRRNPSLINISKLAKGLNVKITDLFN; from the coding sequence ATGACAAAAACATACCCAGAGGTAGCCGCTCAGTTTGGTCAAAGGCTTAGAAAAATTCGTGAATCAAAGGGCATCTCACAAGAGAAATTAGCCAATGAATCTGGGCTTGATCGCACATATGTCTCTGGAATTGAAAGAGGCAGACGCAATCCGTCACTTATCAATATCTCAAAACTGGCTAAAGGTTTAAACGTAAAGATCACGGATCTATTTAATTAG